From a single Deltaproteobacteria bacterium genomic region:
- a CDS encoding FadR family transcriptional regulator — protein sequence MIDQNPSELMSHPELPSIHPQSNRPIRASDRVANRLRRDILGGRLPVGSRLLPERKLAEVLSVSRVTVRSAIATLQSEQLLDVRRGSGITVLDYRRSSSIDLFQWLMASDTLPVEEQFRIFSQVIHVRQALAVPTLFQAVERATPSDKLMIKQLVEEQKKHLSDPMKYLLTDLELSQVIARVADNIVVELLHNSMRRCMSMRYELVLAFLGPLEEHQQHYMFLLGAFEQGAALINNPTLQQQTAEIIRHFEAKGLARSEQWLADNISEPVPVAAEGPGLSQPGR from the coding sequence ATGATTGATCAAAACCCCAGCGAACTGATGTCCCATCCAGAGTTGCCAAGTATTCATCCCCAATCCAACCGTCCGATCCGCGCCTCTGACCGTGTGGCAAACCGCCTTCGCCGCGATATCTTAGGTGGCAGACTTCCAGTGGGCAGCCGACTCTTACCGGAACGTAAGCTTGCCGAAGTATTGAGCGTATCACGCGTTACCGTCCGGTCTGCGATTGCAACCCTTCAGTCTGAACAACTTCTCGATGTTCGACGTGGCTCCGGCATTACAGTCTTGGATTATCGGCGCAGTTCAAGCATCGACCTGTTCCAGTGGCTCATGGCCAGCGACACATTACCGGTGGAAGAACAGTTCCGAATCTTTTCTCAGGTCATCCATGTCCGCCAAGCCTTAGCTGTCCCAACCCTCTTTCAGGCGGTGGAACGCGCTACCCCTTCCGATAAGCTGATGATTAAGCAATTGGTTGAAGAGCAGAAAAAGCACTTGAGCGACCCAATGAAATATCTGCTGACCGACCTTGAGCTTAGCCAAGTGATAGCCAGAGTTGCCGACAATATTGTGGTTGAGCTGCTCCACAACAGCATGCGCCGCTGTATGTCGATGCGTTACGAACTGGTTCTCGCCTTTCTTGGACCTCTCGAAGAACACCAGCAACACTACATGTTTCTTCTCGGTGCCTTCGAGCAAGGTGCGGCTCTGATCAACAACCCCACGCTTCAGCAACAAACTGCAGAAATTATCCGGCACTTTGAAGCCAAAGGCTTGGCCCGGTCGGAGCAATGGCTCGCCGATAACATTTCAGAACCAGTTCCCGTTGCCGCAGAAGGCCCCGGACTTTCACAACCTGGACGTTAA
- the bioA gene encoding adenosylmethionine--8-amino-7-oxononanoate transaminase, which translates to MSDLGLVEKDKRYTWHPFTQEKTADAPLPVISAKGAYLELLGGHKVLDAISSWWTNIHGHGHPKLAEGIGAQVSKLDHVLFAGCTHEGAAEVSKRLVEISPEGLNRVFFSDNGSTAVEVALKMAFQYWQNRGNKKRNRFLAFEGAYHGDTVGAMSAGDPGEFGEPFKPLFFPVERLSAPRIDGPEEEYATAIKNLDAILEKHGDELAAVIIEPMVQGAGGMRMHSAEFLKTLATKVQERGILLITDEVMTGFGRTGKMFAVEHAQVTPDIMCVAKGLTGGILPLSATLATDAIYEAFLDQDVRRAFLHGHSFTANPIACAAALASLQIFEDEPVFERISQIENVYRERFPGLEKYSQVQSTRILGSIGVVELSGEGGYFNNIGLTLRRAFHKAGFLVRPLGTVVYTLPPYITDPADLHRLYDHFEELLQNGL; encoded by the coding sequence ATGAGCGACCTCGGCCTTGTTGAAAAAGATAAGCGATACACTTGGCACCCTTTTACCCAAGAGAAGACTGCTGATGCTCCTCTACCGGTCATTAGCGCAAAGGGTGCATACCTAGAGCTTTTAGGCGGGCATAAAGTGTTGGATGCCATCTCAAGCTGGTGGACCAATATTCACGGGCACGGACATCCCAAGCTGGCCGAGGGAATTGGAGCTCAAGTATCTAAACTTGATCACGTCTTGTTTGCTGGCTGTACGCACGAAGGTGCTGCTGAGGTTTCCAAACGCTTGGTAGAAATCAGCCCAGAGGGTTTGAACCGTGTCTTCTTTTCGGACAATGGTTCGACCGCGGTAGAAGTCGCGCTCAAGATGGCGTTTCAATACTGGCAAAACCGGGGGAACAAAAAGAGGAATCGCTTTCTCGCCTTCGAAGGTGCCTACCACGGAGACACTGTTGGGGCCATGTCTGCTGGAGATCCTGGAGAATTTGGTGAACCCTTCAAGCCACTTTTTTTCCCGGTTGAACGCCTAAGCGCGCCACGTATAGATGGCCCTGAGGAAGAATACGCAACCGCAATCAAAAACTTAGACGCTATTCTAGAAAAGCATGGAGATGAACTGGCAGCAGTCATCATTGAGCCGATGGTTCAAGGTGCCGGTGGAATGCGGATGCACAGTGCAGAGTTTCTGAAAACTCTCGCTACCAAGGTTCAAGAGCGTGGAATCCTCTTGATCACCGATGAAGTCATGACGGGTTTTGGGCGTACTGGAAAAATGTTTGCAGTGGAGCACGCTCAAGTCACTCCCGATATCATGTGTGTTGCCAAAGGGCTGACGGGAGGAATTCTTCCGCTCTCTGCAACTCTCGCAACCGACGCTATCTACGAAGCCTTCTTAGATCAGGATGTTCGCCGAGCCTTTTTGCATGGGCATAGTTTCACTGCCAATCCAATTGCTTGCGCCGCGGCTTTGGCCAGCCTGCAAATATTTGAAGACGAGCCTGTTTTTGAAAGAATTTCTCAAATCGAGAATGTGTACAGGGAGCGCTTCCCGGGACTTGAGAAATATTCACAGGTCCAGTCGACCCGAATCTTAGGCAGCATCGGGGTCGTGGAACTCTCCGGTGAAGGTGGATACTTCAACAACATTGGCCTAACATTGCGTCGGGCCTTTCACAAAGCAGGCTTTCTCGTGCGGCCACTGGGCACTGTCGTCTACACATTGCCGCCCTACATCACCGATCCCGCCGACCTTCACCGACTTTACGATCATTTTGAGGAACTTCTACAAAACGGGCTTTAA